Part of the Arsenicicoccus sp. oral taxon 190 genome, CCGCCCTGGCCCGCGCGCACCCGGGACCCGTGCCGGCGGGGGTGATGGACGAGGCGCGCGAGCTGGCGAGCTTCGGTGATCGGTTCGTGCCCGCGGCGAGTGCCGCTGCCGGTGACACCGGCTGGCTCGGTCCGGCGGGCACCAGGCCGTATGCCGCGCCGCTGCGCGGCGACACCCGCCGCCTCGCCGTGGTCACCGAGGACCTCGACGAGGCGCTGTCGGCCATGACCTCGCTGTGGGCGGGGGGCGGCAGCCTGGTGCTGGTGCGCGCCTCGTCGGCGCCGGACGACCTCGAGGGCCTGCTGCGGGCCGAGCGGGCCGAGCGCGCCTGAGCCTGCGCCGCCCTCGCGGACCGCGCCGCCCTGTCGTGGGACCCGTTGGACTGCTGGGGTTCGCGCACTAGTCACCCGGATCCCCCAGGGCTAGTCACCGGGGGTTAGCCTGGCCCCGCGAGGCTGCCTCGCGGGGGATGCCGTGCGCTGCCACACGAGTCACAGGGTCCTCAACAACCCCATAAGACACACGCGTGTAATTAGTCCAAAGAGGGCGACATCTACGCCAAAGGTTCCATGATGCCGCCCGCATGTGAGCACATACAGACAGTAACGGGTCGGTCACGAAGAGTGATTGGATCGTTCTGGGGCGAACTAGCCACCCTCCCTCGGATCTGACGACACGACTCCTGGACCAGCCCCCTGTCCAGGGTCCAGGAGTGATCATGCGCATCTCTGCAGCCTCGCTGCGTGCCGGCGGGACCGCCGCGGTCAGCGTCGCCCTGCTGGCGGCCTCGGCCATCCCCGCCGGCGCGGCGGAGTACTACCCCCGTCCCGCCGACGGCACCATCGACATCGTCGGACGCGGCTTCGGCCACGGCCGGGGCATGTCGCAGTACGGCGCCATGAACGCCGCCCGTCAGGGCGTCGGCTGGCGCCAGATCGTGAGCCACTACTACCCCGGCGCCACGCAGGCCGTCCTCGGCGACCCCACCATCCGGGTCGGGGTCGGCGGCCGGCTGGGCAGCTCGGCGCGGGTCGCGCCCGAGCCCGGTCTCGTGGCCGACGACGGCCGCGGCCAGGTCGTGCGCCTGGCCATGCTCGACGGCACCACCCCCGTCACCTCCTGGCAGGTGGGGCTCCCCACCTCCGGGGGCACCAGCACCACCGCCACGCTGTGGTTCACCACGGCCACGGGTCAGCGCAAGGCCCTGCGCTCGACCTCCTCCGGTCGCTGGACGATCCGCGCGACCGACGGGACCGTCACCGCCCTCGGGTCCACCCTCAAGCCGGCCGCCACCTACGTCGGCTCCCTGACCGGGATCCGCTCCGGCACCGCCGTCTCCCCCGTCGTCACCACGACCATGGAGAGCTACGTGCGCCAGGTCGTGCCCTTCGAGAGCCCCGGCAGCTGGCCCGTCCAGGCGCTCGCCGCCCAGGCCGTGGCGGCGCGGTCGTATGCCGCGCAGGCCCTGCGCCAGCCGCGCGCGGCCGCCTACGACATCTGCGACACCACGTCCTGCCAGGTCTTCGGCGGCATCACCGGCGAGACGACCAGCTCGCGGCAGGCCGTGGCCGCGTCGGCGCGCACGATCCTCACCTACGGCGGCGCGCCGATCCTCGCGGAGTTCGGGTCGTCCAACGGCGGCCAGCGCGTCGACGGCCTCAAGACCTACCTGCCCGGCACCGCCGACGGCTTCGAGACCGGGCTCGCCCCCAGCACCAACCAGTGGACCGCGACGGTGCCCGTCGCCACCCTCGAGCGCGCCTACCCCTCCATCGGCAGCTTCCAGCGCCTGACCGTGCTGCGCCGCGACGGCCGCGGCCTCTGGGGCGGCCGGGTGCTGACCCTGCGCCTCGAGGGCTCCCGCGGCTACGTCGACCTCTCGGGCGACCGCTTCCGCAGCGTCGTCGGCGCAGCCGCCCTGCGCTCCACCTACTTCCAGCCCCTCGCCGGTCGCTGAGACCGCTCATCCCCTAGGAGCAGACACGTGAAGACCCCCCGCAGCACCCTCGTCAAGGGCACCACCCTGCTGTCCGCGACGCTCGGCCTCAGCTTCGGCTTCGTGGCGCTGCCGTCCACCATGGTGCAGGCCCCGGTCCCCGCCGCGGCGCCCGCCAAGAACGGCCCGATCAAGCCCGACGTCACCCAGCACGCCCTCGCGGACAAGGTGCGCACCTCGGTCCAGCAGGCCGGCCCCGCGACCAAGGTCGTCAGCTCGGCCTCGGTCCCGCGCGACGCCGCCGGCAAGCCCGTCGCGACCCCCGGCAAGCAGGCCGTGGACCCCCGGCTCGAGGCCGGCACCGCCGCGGACACCGTCGTCGACCTGCCCGCCACCGGCGACCTGGTCGGCGTGACCTGGCCGGGCACCACCGCCATGGCCGCCAAGGCGACCGTCGCGGTCCGCGCCCAGACCGCCAAGGGCTGGCAGGACTGGCAGGAGCTGTCCGTCGACGCCGTCCAGGAGCAGGGCAGCACCAAGGTCAAGAAGTACGGCACCGAGCCCATCTGGGTCGACGGCGCCACCCGGGTGCAGATCCGGGTCGCGCCCACCGCCAAGGACCTCCTCAAGACGGCGTCGCTCGCCGCCGTCACCTCCAAGGAGACCGCTGCCGACGCGCAGCTCACCCCCACGGCGGTGCCGGGGGCGGCGAACGCGGCATACGTGCCGTCCGTGATCTCCCGCGCGGGCTGGGGTGCCGACGAGCGGCTCCGCAACGGCTGCGTCCCGTCGATCAACCCGACCACCCAGGTCGTCGTGGTCCACCACACCGCGGGCCAGAACAGCTACACGGCCGCGCAGAGCGCGTCCATCATCCGCGGCATCTACGCCTACGACACCGGCGGGCTCGGCTGGTGCGACGTGGCCTACAACATGATCGTCGACAAGTACGGCCAGAAGTTCGAGGGCCGCTACGGCGGTCTGAACCGCTCGGTCAAGGGCGCCCACGCCGACTCGTTCAACACCCGGACCTTCGGCATCTCGATCCTCGGCAACTACGACACCACCCCGGTGCCGGACGCCGGCATGTGGGCCCTCAAGCAGGGCATCGCGATGCGGATCTCGCAGTTCTACATCCGGCCCTACGGCCAGACCACGCTGTACTCCGAGTACAACGGCACCACGTCGAAGTACGCCAAGGGCCAGGCCTACCTCGCCAACAACATCGCCGGGCACCGCGACTCCAGCAACACTGCCTGCCCCGGGCGCTACCTCTACCCGCGGCTGAAGGAGCTGCGCGACGGCGCCGCGTCCCTCGCCGGGTGGAACGGCTCCACCTTCAGCTCCCCCATCTACAAGCGGTATGTCGCCACCGGCGGCGCCTCTCAGTGGGGTCCGGTCTACGTCGGCGAGACCACCGTCGCCGCCGGCCTGCAGCGGACCGTCTTCGGCAGCAACCGCCGCTTCTACAACAGCTCGTACGGCGTGCGCATCGTCGGCCCGGGCCTGGACGACTACTACACCGCCAAGGGCGGCGCGAGCTGGGGCGGCTACCCCACGTCGGACGAGGTGTCCGGCAAGGCGGGGTGGTACTTCAACGCCAGCAAGGGTCTGACGGTCACCCACAGCCGCAGCGGGATCTCGCTCTACACCAACGGCGGGATCCGCGGCTACTGGCTGCGGCTCGGCGGCATGAACGGCAGCCTCGGCGCCCCCGTCGCACCGATGACCACCACATCCAACGGGTGGCAGCAGAAGTTCGAGGGTGGCTCCATCGGCTTCAACGCCCGGAACAACACCGCCTGGCGGTTCTAGCCAGGAAGCCTCGAGGGGGCGGCGAGCCACCGGCTCGCCGCCCCTCGGCCTGCCCGGGGAGGGGGCGGCTCAGCCGGCCCGGCACCCCGTCACGGCATACACGCTCGTCGTCCCCTCGCGGGCGATCAGGGTCAGCCCCTTGACCTGCCCGAACCCGGTCAGCCCGGAGTAGTCGACGATCCGCTTGTCCCACGGTTGGAAGTACTTCGTGTCCTCCGTCGCGAAACCCACGCCCAGCCGGCGGATCG contains:
- a CDS encoding SpoIID/LytB domain-containing protein, giving the protein MRISAASLRAGGTAAVSVALLAASAIPAGAAEYYPRPADGTIDIVGRGFGHGRGMSQYGAMNAARQGVGWRQIVSHYYPGATQAVLGDPTIRVGVGGRLGSSARVAPEPGLVADDGRGQVVRLAMLDGTTPVTSWQVGLPTSGGTSTTATLWFTTATGQRKALRSTSSGRWTIRATDGTVTALGSTLKPAATYVGSLTGIRSGTAVSPVVTTTMESYVRQVVPFESPGSWPVQALAAQAVAARSYAAQALRQPRAAAYDICDTTSCQVFGGITGETTSSRQAVAASARTILTYGGAPILAEFGSSNGGQRVDGLKTYLPGTADGFETGLAPSTNQWTATVPVATLERAYPSIGSFQRLTVLRRDGRGLWGGRVLTLRLEGSRGYVDLSGDRFRSVVGAAALRSTYFQPLAGR
- a CDS encoding N-acetylmuramoyl-L-alanine amidase, which translates into the protein MKTPRSTLVKGTTLLSATLGLSFGFVALPSTMVQAPVPAAAPAKNGPIKPDVTQHALADKVRTSVQQAGPATKVVSSASVPRDAAGKPVATPGKQAVDPRLEAGTAADTVVDLPATGDLVGVTWPGTTAMAAKATVAVRAQTAKGWQDWQELSVDAVQEQGSTKVKKYGTEPIWVDGATRVQIRVAPTAKDLLKTASLAAVTSKETAADAQLTPTAVPGAANAAYVPSVISRAGWGADERLRNGCVPSINPTTQVVVVHHTAGQNSYTAAQSASIIRGIYAYDTGGLGWCDVAYNMIVDKYGQKFEGRYGGLNRSVKGAHADSFNTRTFGISILGNYDTTPVPDAGMWALKQGIAMRISQFYIRPYGQTTLYSEYNGTTSKYAKGQAYLANNIAGHRDSSNTACPGRYLYPRLKELRDGAASLAGWNGSTFSSPIYKRYVATGGASQWGPVYVGETTVAAGLQRTVFGSNRRFYNSSYGVRIVGPGLDDYYTAKGGASWGGYPTSDEVSGKAGWYFNASKGLTVTHSRSGISLYTNGGIRGYWLRLGGMNGSLGAPVAPMTTTSNGWQQKFEGGSIGFNARNNTAWRF